CCCTTACTTAGCATTTACTCCCTTAACTTGAATCAACCTTTTTTCCACACCTACAATTGCACATTTACTTCAACACCAAAAAATGACATAATGATGACATAATTTTTCCTCTCAGACTCCATTCACTAGAACAAACACAAAGATGACAAATTCTGCcatcaaaaagctgcaaaatcagaaaactgaaaaatggcaaattctTTTTCACAACACTGTATAAGCCATCAAGCAGACATCCCTTGACCAATGAAACACTGCAGTCCCCATTATGTAGGAAATGAACTTTACTTTCGAAACAAGACAGATAAAGAAAATTACTCAGCATATTATCTACCACCTTCAGAGTAAAAATGTCTACCTCTTCTGTATATGGCAAAAttgttttccacattttaataCCAGATTGTCACAGACATACATTTTTGCATATGATTTATAAAATAACCAATTCTTTTATTCATATAACTCTGAGCTCAAATTAGTCATCCGATTCAATCCAAGCTGTACAGTgcaactttgtttttattctatcACCCATTACCAATGCTACTGTAGTAGggcacagcacaaaaaaataactgtGGTTACCTGTCTTTCTTTTGGCCCCATGACTTTCACCCCGAATCCTGCATGCACAAAAGCTAATATTTTGTTCATACAGTAAAAGTGCACAAGGGAACCATTATATGCGGCGACAAATttatgggtaaaaaaaaaaagaaaatcccaaGAGTCTCTGACAGGTTTTAAGAAGTGGTGTGAATTCATTTCAAAAAGTAAACACTGATGAACAGGCAACCAGTCAAGCGTTCTCAGATCAGTATCCTATAACCAACTGTGGTTCACAAGATTCACACAACGTGTAAAACCTTTGAAAGGACAGAAAGTAGACCAAGGCCAAATTAAAAACCACACATGTATTCTACACAAAACATATGTGATATGTAAATTAGTTTTCACTGCTTTATAAATGATTTCTGAACTCATTAATATGCGAATAAATTATGTCCCTCGTAAGAAGGGGGGGAAAACCACACAGCCAAGAAAAccacaaaagaataaatgaagcaTCTTTAAAATCTCCAGCATCTTCAGCCTTAtcttaataataaacaaaaaaactaaaaagaatgTTTTAGTTAAATACAGAAAAGGATTTTACTTTCAAAAGTTACTGCCACATCCCACTTATTTCAAAAGTCCATATTCTTCTACATTAGCATACACTATATCATATGCTAAGAATTGTGCATGGACAAATATTcagcacacactgctgtgctAAAATTCACAAGGCAATTTTATGTAACATGTATTGCTTCATGTCAAGTGTTCATTCCCAGATCtccttgttttcttttagatctcAAGCTGCTTGTGTAAGTTGTATTATCAATATTAAGAGCAGAAAGGCAAGGTCATTACAATTTTAACATTGGTTTTCTTGTGCaaggtttaatttttaaagatttctcACTATAACGTCTGATTTCCAAAGCAAAAACGTGGAAACTGACAGTGAAGttaactgaaattatttagCAACAATTTAAGAAAGTGCCTCTATTGTCAAGCCACAGTTCATCATCATAAATtgatgttttttaatattaaataagaCAAGGAAAAGATATGGTCAATGCTATGTGAGAACAGATCTACCCAAAAGGGGAGAAACATGTGGGTAGGACTCCAAACCAGAGCTCTGGGCACTGCCCTGCAGCGATTCCCTAGGAAGTCCACTACCAGGTCATGCCTGTCGGAGGACATAAGCACTCCAAACCAATCACTGCTCACACAGGGTAGCCCTGACTGCCCTGCCAAGGACAACACACACCTGTGCCACAGCCTTAGGAGCATCCAGAAGAAGGTGGTTCTAATACCATCTATGTTCACTTTGGCCATTCTGTCAAGCTTTGAGTTTTAGTCATATGGCTACATTTCcatattacaaaacaaaaaaaaaaagaaaagatgaatCCTTTCCCCTTGTCTCATGCTTAGTCTGACAATGTTCACCTCTAAACTAACCCTATCGAGACAGGGCATGGTGACCCGAACCAAACTCCCAACACATATCACAACTTCTGGGGCTCCTCCGAACTTGGTGTTCACCTCTGGAAGGGCCTGCGCACCTTCTTCCTTCTACGAGTGGCCTTGGCACCTTCAGACCGTGGCCCGCCAGGGCCGAAGGAGCCTGTTTGTGAAGGAGGGGTCGTAAAAGAGCTCCCCGCAGTGGCAGCTGGACCATGGGGCTGGTGGGGTGGTGGTGTGTTGGAAAAAAAGCCCCCACTGGCCCCCATACCGTTAGAAGGTGTCCCTTGAAAGATGCGATTAAAGAAGTCCTGCAGGTCAGCTGGAGAAGCTGGGCCAGGAGGAGATTCAGACAGGTCCCTGGACCAAGGAGAATCAGAACCAGAGTCAGGACATGTTTCCGTGTACAACACTGTCACACCTACATACAGACAATGGTGCAGTCACACTGACAGGTGTagcaccaataaaaaaaaatatgtcaaaGCAGCTTTATCATGGAAGGATAAGTAGTACTTGTGGCGTGTggcgctgctgctgttcttggaACCAAAGGAAATGTGGTAGGGCACACGGTGGGAGTCAGGAGAGATCCCAATGCGCTGGCAACCAGCCCACTCTGCAGACATGTGGAGGAAAACATGAATATTCAGAAGTCAAGATTTAGGATAGATTTAATTTGGGTCTATAGAGTAAAAActgtttatgtttcattttttttcccccaactttAAGCATACGAGCAGGTTCAGGTCAGAGACAAGAGCTAGAAGGGGATAGCAGTAAGACAGGGGGCAGTACCTGTGATGTCATACACCTTTCCATCTATGAGGGCAAAGTAGGTGATGCGAAGACCCAACATGCTGGATTCAGCCCAGAAATCACCTTCCTCCGCGCTGTGGTGCGTGTTGCACTCGGCACAGaatcgggcctggctggggtcCCGCTCCATTTCAAACCTCCTATTCAGAAAAAAGTGAGTAATGAACACTTAATACATTTCAGTAGAAGTAAACCTTGGCATTCAAGGAAAGTGGTTTGGAACAATGAACAGGGTCTTCAAACTGATGACTGTCAGTGTGTAAACCTGCCCATGGCACACTGCATGAGCAGCAAAGACAGGGAAGCAAGTGCCATATTGTTTACAGTGGCTGCCTTCCACCTGAAAGACCTGTTTGAATCCCCAAGAGACCTCAGAAGTCAAGAGATGTAATATTCTTGATCAgattacttaccctgaattgctccagaaaaaattactcagatgaatgttaaaattgctgtaaatgccttactgtatacacacacacaggcagaaaccgtttgtcctaagcggggttgtggcaaaccggagcctaacctggcaacacagggcacaaggctggagggggaggggacacactcagaacgggacgccagtctgccgcaaggcaccccaagcaagactcgaaccccagacccactagagagcggTACTATTAGGCAAACTGCACACTATCACTTCAACTATATGCTTAGATGCCACAATACATCTTTTGCAGCCAGTGCAACTGACTATCATTGAATAGCTCAAGACTGTCAAAGGTCATTCATAAATGACAGGAAAGGTCACTTGAAAAGGCTGTCTTCAAAACCCAAAATTACCTTCGGATACCTGTGAATGCCTACTCAACAGTCTACCACTCTCCAGCAACTTGACATACCTGTGTTTGCCCTCACATCGAGTGCACATCATGGTGTTCATGGCCTCCTTCAAGTCCTCCTGCAGCTTGGCAAGGAACTCATTCATGGACTTGGAGAGCTCCGACTCTGCCATGCGTCGCCTACAAAAGCAGTGGAGAAAACTCATATGGTTTATAATACTGTGCAGAGCACAGTGAAGGTGGCTGGGAAGATGAGAATTAATTAGCTTAACTACAATGTCATGAAACAGTACACTCACCACTTACATAAGAAGGTCCCATACAACAAAACAGAGATCTTGTGTAATGGTATGTAAGTATTCTGCACAGTAAAAGGTACAGGCAGTGAACTACTCAATGTATCATAAACATCCATGAGCcaaactgttaaaatgtttcccataaaatgttaaaaagaaaatgaaaaagccaTTGAGAAAGgttccaaacaaaaaaaaataaaaaggaaaacgtAACTAACAGAAAATTCTACATACAGccataacaaaaaatattaactggATACAGTCACAATGGGAAGTTGCGTAATGGGGTGATAACACAAAACTATCTTGTCATCCGAGGGATGAGTGCATTTGTCTcaattattattcttgttttttttttttttcagcatagTTGACATAGAATGTCATCTGACCTTCaaccaacaaaaaaacattaacagcaACATGAAACCAAATACTCATGAAAGGATgatgaaaaaacaaagtagGAGCTCTCTCACAGTACTATACATTAATGCCATTTTAGACAGCAGCAACTTAAAAAAACTTTGACTAAAAAAACCATTATCTGTACTTCCCTATACAACATACATATATGAttatgtatgatgtaaatgtaatgatcaTGTAATaatcatataaatgtaaatgattaatcTAAGGAAAACAAGCTAAATAAACATACCATCACTCTACTAGTCCAACATCTCAAAAAACTGCTGATTTACAAGTCAGTGAATTTAATACGCAGAAATAAATTCACTGTATGTGCTTTACATGGACTCATTTAATTCAAAAACATTGCAAAAGATCCCTTGACAATAGgaaaatataaatgattaaaaatgaattatactGGAGTGCTACTCACATCTGATATTCCCTGCGTGTCTCTGGGTTACTAACTATGTCCCAAGCAGCTCTTAAGACCTTAAATGCATCTCCAGCACTGGGGTGCTTGTTCTTGTCTGGATGAACCTAAGGGGCACAGAAACTGAGCATGAGAAACTAAAATTAAGGATATATTTAAGAGGATAACCTGTATTCAGTGAGGTGGCAACACCTGCATTTTCATACTTATGTGTTCTTAATGTATACTGTACTGGAAAGGAATATCTGTTATTACACCACTACTGAGTAAAGGAATAGTAGCTAAACCTTTGCAGTGTAATGCACTGTGAGTTCTTACTACCTTATACTATTGATACTGTATTACAAGATAATAAATATGACCTTTACACAATTTTGTGCAGTAGTATTTTTCCTACCCTCTATTGTTGCAACATTACATTGTAAGGAATAAAAGTGAGCGAAACACATCTGTGAAACAAGTAGACTTACACTGCCCTCTAGTGTTTCAGTGGTCTAACATACCAGGGCAAGGAAGTTAAATTGTACTTCACAAttaatcagctaaataaatcggaaaataattttgaatagCTCAACATTTGTCAGTCACTTTGATGAAAAATATCAGCTGAATACATAAATGTCGAGGGAGAACAATAATAGCAACAGGGGGTCCCTTCAATGGCCCTGGCAACTCACAAGAACAGCTAGTTGCCTGTAGGCTCTCTTCAACTCAGGGTCACTGGCATCTGCCTCCACTCCAAGTACAGCGAAAGGATCCAGCTCATCCTCGGGAATGTGTGCCAAAGTGAGCAGTCTTTCCAGCTCCTGTCCAGCATAAACTCTTCCTGCCTCACTCAGAGGCTTTGGAGTAGAAGGAGATTCCTGGCTGCCACTTCGGGCTTTTTCCCACATCACAGTGACCCATCCGAAAACCCTTGAGTGCCAAAGTGAAGCCCACCACTGGCGGCCTCGCTCTCCACCCAGCTTCCCAAGAAAGCCACTCAACCACACAGAGCCCAGGAGCACAGTCATGTGGAAAACACGCAGACAGGAAAGACCCAGCCTGTAGCCCCACGTTGCCGCTCCCACCGTCCACGCTGTCAGGGCAAGTACTGCACAGCTCATGCACTGCAAAAAATGACTGGCCTCTGCCTTCATAGCTGGTAGATCCGTGGCTTTGCAAAGCAACTGGGAGCAAGAGTTGCAGAGCACCAGCCCAGCagcctccaccccctccccacaacGGTGAGCAGCCATGACAATGAGGTCCACCaccatggcaacacaggacaggcACCAAGGGCACAGGAAATCAGCCAGCAGCCTGTGGCAGCTGTGGGCAATGCGGGACACTACCAGCCTGCCAAGAGCTCCCTGATGATGCTGATGGGTCCGCCGCCTGGCCTGTCTCTGCCGCCCCCCAGAAGAAGAGgtcagtttggaaaaaaatgacactgcCTGCTGGCTCTGTTCTGCATCTCCAGAGAGAGATGTCAAAACCCCACTGCTCCGCCTCTGGCCTCTTTTCCCTCCAGCAGACCGGCGTGCACTTGAGACCCTCCGTGTTCTTGAATCCCTGCTCTCACTTCCTCCGCACACTCTCTGCTCCTCCTTGTCATCAAAATCCCTCTCACATTTGCTGTGTCCAGGGaattttccctcctcctcctcctgtcttcCACTggctctctcactctctccaaAAGCTTCAAAGACAGTCCCACTACTCTCCTCCTGCTGAAAAGTGGAAGTGTCCTGACAGGAGGAGACAACCTCAGAGCTACCCACCGCTTCTCCAGCAGAAACGCAGTGGCAGCTCCCCTTCCGTACACACTCTCCAGATTCAACAGCTCTGTTAAGCACACAGCAGAAGCTATCAGAGTAGTGAGGACACCCACACCTTGAGGGAGACGCTTTGGATATCCCCAGGTCTACATTCTCAAGCTCATTCAGGGAGTGTGCAGCCTTTGTCTGTTCTTGCGCTGGCTGCTGGAAGATCTCCTCATCCTGTAGGCCATCCTTCATGGACTCAAAGGCATCGCCTTTCACCACGGGCCTATCCCTGTCCTCCATGCCTTCGCCTGACTCCAGAACAGCGGCAGCACAGGACTGACAGGGGTGCAGCAGCTCATGATACACTATGTTCCCTGGGCGGCTGCCTCCCATGCCAGCAGCCTGAGGCCCACACTTGGTCTCCTGGGCATTCCTTGGCACAACGCAAGGCGTATCCATCCCAGGCCACAGGTCTCAGGGCCTTCATGTCCCTCCAAACATCTTTCACCTGAAGA
The window above is part of the Scleropages formosus chromosome 19, fSclFor1.1, whole genome shotgun sequence genome. Proteins encoded here:
- the LOC108939135 gene encoding dnaJ homolog subfamily C member 14-like, producing MDTPCVVPRNAQETKCGPQAAGMGGSRPGNIVYHELLHPCQSCAAAVLESGEGMEDRDRPVVKGDAFESMKDGLQDEEIFQQPAQEQTKAAHSLNELENVDLGISKASPSRCGCPHYSDSFCCVLNRAVESGECVRKGSCHCVSAGEAVGSSEVVSSCQDTSTFQQEESSGTVFEAFGESERASGRQEEEEGKFPGHSKCERDFDDKEEQRVCGGSESRDSRTRRVSSARRSAGGKRGQRRSSGVLTSLSGDAEQSQQAVSFFSKLTSSSGGRQRQARRRTHQHHQGALGRLVVSRIAHSCHRLLADFLCPWCLSCVAMVVDLIVMAAHRCGEGVEAAGLVLCNSCSQLLCKATDLPAMKAEASHFLQCMSCAVLALTAWTVGAATWGYRLGLSCLRVFHMTVLLGSVWLSGFLGKLGGERGRQWWASLWHSRVFGWVTVMWEKARSGSQESPSTPKPLSEAGRVYAGQELERLLTLAHIPEDELDPFAVLGVEADASDPELKRAYRQLAVLVHPDKNKHPSAGDAFKVLRAAWDIVSNPETRREYQMRRMAESELSKSMNEFLAKLQEDLKEAMNTMMCTRCEGKHRRFEMERDPSQARFCAECNTHHSAEEGDFWAESSMLGLRITYFALIDGKVYDITEWAGCQRIGISPDSHRVPYHISFGSKNSSSATRHKDLSESPPGPASPADLQDFFNRIFQGTPSNGMGASGGFFSNTPPPHQPHGPAATAGSSFTTPPSQTGSFGPGGPRSEGAKATRRRKKVRRPFQR